From Thermoflavifilum aggregans, a single genomic window includes:
- a CDS encoding SusC/RagA family TonB-linked outer membrane protein, protein MKKVLLFLTALLFSTVWAFGQQRTITGKVVDQNGNPIPYATVQIQGTNQGTTTDQQGNFTIEAPANAVLHISYIGYQAKDVPVNNQSHLQVTLQSTAQALNEVVVTALGVQREARSLGYSVGEVNNQDLNVSKPINVAQGLVGRLAGVQVSTLNNGVNPTVRVQLRGERHIYSDNQALVVIDGVEVNPNQLATLNPEDIQSVSVLKGASAAALYGAEATNGVLIVTTKRGAEGGKPIINFSSTVTLEKISYFPKLQDQFSGYGGETGTFNLGPGKENWPAINPYTGFANYIPFENQQYGPPFDGNPQNGFIGGANSQGQYFLVPFRPIKPDQRIAFFNTGVTTQNNISYSGGDQKNSYLISLQDVNIKGVVPKDQARRTTARFNGVKTYGKFTAQYNLSYSRQTSDVAGNDFTQSNGHYNAPGSVDPLGRFGSGGWPVYWNILNTPANIPITSLKNWQDTSSFASINNYYNAYYTNPYWQIDQSRLQNKADNFQADLSASLQATSWLNILYRVGLVTNNSYQHDFRYPVQFSAYSSTDPWGAGNYQSGGPVAGSVWDGNDYTRRLQQDVLLTFTKKIGDYSGTLIVGNTIWDHYRHYQGEGSANLYLPGMFNIDYRQGEADVEEFISEERRIGTFGDLTLGYKNGLFLHGNFRRDYSSLLVKGHNAYNVWDVDASWVFTDFIPSIKGNILSYGKIRAAYSNTGQITVPPYSIQPAFNVTGGYPYGSVASLSLSSTYNNPNIVPENTIEKEVGLELGFWNDRINVEADYYRDNNRNQTLPVNLSSSTGYTSAFINAGEVLTWGWEFDVKVNPIIRTPSGFRWDAGANLSINDSKVLSLIGSVQDFNMGLNNHAVVGQPLPVMELTDLQRDPEGHVVIDPSTGYPILDNTPKIVGRTTPKYILGLNTDLKYKNFTLTIIGDYRGGYGFYSNAGQNLDFTGASAHTAQNGRQSFIFPNSVYQDPTTGKYVPNTNIYVYDGSIGFWVYSDYRRAGTTYWLNAAAWKVRTISLSYDFSQFIQRTKFIHGASFSLLANDVLMFRPKQNVWTDPEFNYTNSNSFGYTTFYELPPTRKFSAVLNLTF, encoded by the coding sequence ATGAAGAAAGTCTTACTCTTTCTCACGGCGCTGCTTTTCAGCACTGTGTGGGCCTTCGGGCAACAACGAACCATTACCGGAAAGGTGGTCGATCAAAACGGGAACCCCATTCCGTACGCCACCGTTCAGATTCAGGGTACCAATCAGGGAACGACAACCGATCAGCAGGGCAACTTTACCATTGAAGCCCCTGCTAATGCCGTGTTGCATATTTCCTACATTGGTTATCAGGCCAAGGATGTGCCGGTAAACAATCAATCTCATCTTCAGGTTACCCTGCAAAGTACAGCACAAGCCCTGAATGAGGTTGTTGTCACTGCATTGGGAGTGCAAAGGGAAGCTCGGTCGTTAGGATATAGTGTGGGTGAAGTCAATAATCAGGACTTGAATGTATCCAAACCTATCAATGTAGCACAGGGGCTGGTGGGAAGGTTAGCAGGCGTCCAGGTAAGTACATTAAATAATGGTGTGAACCCAACAGTTCGTGTGCAACTTCGTGGTGAAAGGCATATTTATAGTGATAACCAGGCATTGGTGGTCATTGACGGCGTGGAAGTAAATCCCAATCAACTGGCTACCCTCAATCCGGAAGATATTCAAAGTGTTTCTGTGTTAAAAGGTGCCAGTGCTGCAGCTCTTTATGGTGCCGAAGCCACTAATGGGGTACTAATCGTTACTACAAAAAGAGGTGCTGAAGGCGGGAAGCCTATCATCAACTTTTCTTCAACAGTTACTTTGGAGAAAATTTCTTACTTCCCTAAATTACAAGATCAGTTCTCCGGTTACGGAGGTGAAACCGGAACGTTTAATTTAGGACCTGGAAAAGAAAATTGGCCTGCTATCAATCCATATACTGGATTTGCAAATTATATTCCTTTTGAGAATCAGCAATATGGGCCTCCTTTCGACGGTAATCCCCAAAATGGCTTTATTGGTGGGGCTAATTCACAAGGGCAATACTTTTTAGTACCTTTCAGGCCTATTAAACCTGATCAGAGAATTGCATTTTTTAACACAGGTGTAACTACACAAAACAATATTTCCTATTCCGGAGGTGATCAGAAAAACTCTTATCTGATTAGTTTGCAGGATGTCAATATTAAAGGTGTTGTACCAAAAGATCAGGCGAGAAGAACCACAGCCAGGTTCAATGGAGTTAAGACCTACGGAAAATTTACGGCTCAGTATAATCTAAGTTATTCAAGGCAAACCAGTGATGTGGCAGGGAATGATTTTACGCAGTCCAACGGGCATTACAATGCACCAGGATCCGTTGACCCATTGGGTCGGTTTGGATCAGGAGGGTGGCCGGTGTATTGGAATATCCTGAATACACCTGCCAACATACCCATCACATCCTTAAAGAACTGGCAAGATACTTCTTCGTTTGCAAGCATTAACAATTATTACAACGCTTATTATACCAATCCCTACTGGCAGATTGATCAATCCAGGTTACAAAATAAAGCAGACAATTTCCAGGCTGATCTCTCCGCAAGTCTACAGGCTACTTCTTGGCTGAATATTTTATATCGGGTAGGATTGGTAACAAACAATTCCTATCAACATGATTTCCGGTACCCGGTTCAGTTTAGTGCTTATTCTTCTACTGATCCATGGGGTGCTGGAAACTACCAATCAGGTGGGCCTGTGGCAGGTTCTGTGTGGGATGGAAATGACTACACCCGTCGTTTACAACAAGATGTGTTGCTGACATTTACCAAAAAAATTGGTGACTACTCAGGAACGTTGATTGTGGGAAATACCATTTGGGATCATTACAGGCATTATCAGGGCGAAGGTTCTGCTAATTTGTATCTCCCAGGAATGTTTAATATAGATTATAGACAGGGTGAAGCAGATGTGGAAGAATTTATATCAGAAGAAAGAAGAATTGGTACATTTGGTGATTTGACTTTAGGTTATAAAAATGGTTTGTTCCTGCATGGTAATTTCCGGCGCGACTATTCTTCGCTTTTGGTGAAGGGACATAATGCATACAATGTATGGGATGTGGATGCTTCCTGGGTGTTTACTGATTTTATTCCATCCATTAAAGGCAATATACTTTCTTATGGTAAAATCCGTGCTGCATACAGCAATACCGGTCAGATTACCGTTCCTCCCTATTCCATACAACCAGCGTTTAATGTAACAGGTGGATATCCGTATGGTAGTGTAGCTAGTTTAAGTTTAAGCAGTACCTATAATAACCCGAATATCGTTCCGGAAAACACTATTGAAAAAGAAGTAGGCCTTGAATTAGGCTTCTGGAATGATCGTATAAATGTAGAAGCAGATTATTATCGTGATAATAACCGGAATCAAACACTGCCGGTCAATCTATCTTCTTCTACTGGATACACCTCAGCATTTATCAATGCAGGAGAAGTGCTTACATGGGGCTGGGAATTTGATGTAAAAGTCAATCCTATTATTCGTACTCCCAGTGGTTTCAGATGGGATGCGGGCGCCAATTTATCCATCAATGATTCCAAAGTGCTTTCCCTGATTGGCAGTGTGCAAGATTTCAATATGGGATTAAACAACCATGCAGTAGTAGGACAACCTTTACCCGTGATGGAACTCACAGATTTGCAACGGGATCCGGAAGGCCATGTAGTGATTGATCCCTCAACAGGTTATCCTATTCTGGACAATACACCCAAAATTGTGGGGCGTACTACACCGAAGTATATACTAGGTTTGAATACAGATCTTAAATACAAAAACTTCACTTTAACCATCATTGGAGACTATCGCGGAGGATATGGTTTTTATTCGAACGCAGGACAGAATTTGGATTTCACAGGTGCTTCCGCGCATACAGCTCAAAATGGCAGACAAAGTTTCATATTCCCGAATTCAGTATACCAGGATCCCACAACAGGCAAATATGTGCCCAATACCAATATTTATGTGTATGATGGTAGTATCGGATTTTGGGTATACAGCGATTATCGGCGTGCAGGCACTACCTATT
- a CDS encoding SusD/RagB family nutrient-binding outer membrane lipoprotein, producing the protein MKRLSFIFIISGLFTLLSLNSCKKYVDINISPNSPLNVSPDVVLTAAEVNLGYAVGGADVALITGIFDKEVVGSDRQFFAYQSYVFTADNFSNIWGTMYESVMNNLYQLIQISKQNNYKYYDGIAKTLMAYSIGMVTDLWGDVPYSQAFQGDANFKPAYDKQQDIYTAIFQLLNDAAADFQTPSAQAGRLPGKDDIIYNGSASKWLKFVNSLRLRFLIHTVKVDNQAVQKILNNINATGGLFASSNDNAKVSFLNDESRANPLYQFEEQRGGYANYHSYFSDQLIALQDPRVNAYLDTANYATGTAGLGPLVASINSPVTLMSYAELQFILAEAYTRLGDYVNGLASYQNAVSASILNAGGSSSDVTNYFVNNAGDQRVDYVASTNKLLTVMTQKYFALFLQYESFTDWRRTGFPALTPNTGTQIPRRYLYPQTEISYNSANVPQGTTLFTKVWWDQ; encoded by the coding sequence ATGAAACGTTTATCCTTTATCTTCATAATCAGCGGGTTGTTTACCTTGCTCTCCTTAAACTCATGCAAGAAATACGTGGATATCAATATCAGTCCCAACTCTCCGCTCAACGTGAGTCCGGATGTGGTGTTAACAGCTGCGGAAGTGAATCTGGGTTATGCCGTAGGTGGTGCTGATGTGGCGCTGATTACCGGTATCTTTGATAAGGAAGTGGTGGGAAGTGATCGTCAGTTTTTCGCTTATCAAAGCTATGTATTTACAGCCGATAACTTCAGCAATATCTGGGGAACAATGTATGAATCAGTGATGAATAATTTGTATCAACTGATTCAAATATCAAAGCAAAACAATTACAAATATTATGATGGTATTGCAAAAACCCTGATGGCATATTCCATTGGCATGGTTACTGATTTATGGGGTGATGTGCCATATAGCCAGGCATTTCAGGGTGATGCTAACTTTAAACCTGCTTACGATAAACAACAGGATATTTATACAGCAATCTTTCAGCTTTTAAACGATGCTGCTGCTGATTTTCAGACTCCTTCTGCACAGGCAGGACGCTTGCCTGGTAAGGATGATATCATTTATAACGGAAGCGCCTCCAAATGGTTGAAATTTGTGAATTCATTGCGTTTGAGATTTTTGATCCATACCGTGAAAGTGGATAATCAGGCTGTACAAAAAATTTTAAACAATATCAATGCAACTGGAGGTCTTTTTGCCAGCAGCAATGACAATGCGAAAGTATCTTTCCTGAACGATGAATCCCGTGCCAATCCGCTCTATCAGTTTGAAGAACAAAGAGGAGGTTATGCCAATTATCATTCTTATTTTTCAGATCAATTGATAGCACTACAGGATCCAAGGGTAAATGCTTATTTGGATACAGCCAATTATGCAACTGGTACAGCAGGCCTGGGTCCGCTGGTTGCCTCTATCAATTCACCTGTTACTTTGATGAGCTACGCTGAATTGCAATTTATATTGGCCGAAGCTTACACCCGTTTAGGTGATTATGTAAATGGCCTTGCTTCTTATCAAAACGCTGTCAGCGCCTCCATTCTGAATGCCGGCGGTAGTTCATCAGATGTAACCAATTATTTCGTGAACAACGCAGGTGATCAGCGGGTAGATTATGTGGCATCTACCAATAAGCTGTTGACTGTGATGACACAGAAATATTTTGCTTTGTTCTTACAATATGAAAGTTTTACTGACTGGAGAAGAACCGGATTTCCGGCTTTAACTCCCAATACCGGTACCCAGATTCCGCGGAGATATTTGTATCCGCAAACCGAGATTTCGTATAATTCGGCCAATGTACCTCAGGGTACCACACTCTTCACAAAAGTTTGGTGGGATCAGTAA
- a CDS encoding SusC/RagA family TonB-linked outer membrane protein: MKKVLLFLTALLFSTVWAFGQQRTITGKVVDQNGNPIPYATVQIQGTNQGTTTDQQGNFTIEAPANAVLRISSLGYTPRNVQVGNQSSLTIQLSGSAAQLSELVVTALGIQREKRALGYSVQDVNSEQLTVNHPTNPLNELSGKVSGLQIISASGAPGSAVRVQLRGATSILGDNQPLFVIDGIPVDNSENLTANDGGGTAGVGEANRLLDLNPDDIESISVLKGPAAAALYGSQASNGAIIITTKKGGPLGRKTFHVTYSLAFTDDQVNKLPERQNKFAQGIFGMYLGPDASSGLRAYSFGPLMDTMVYDGDHTYLWDSHGRLVGKSQNPNGQKAIVYDPYKFFQHGLGLVHNLAFSGSDKDISYRVSLSHSDQGGVIPLSRFKKTGISLNTDYRFTPQFSISSAVTYVYDFANRPQQGSNLNGVMLGLLRTPPSFDNSAGVTDPTDPRAYMLQDGSGRQRSYRGTGGYDNPYWTVNMNPFTDKTNRVFGNITANYNPFQWLTITERFGGDYYVENQHQIYSKGSSGANAAGMVFEDQVTNQIINNDLFATAHKKFGSDFDASFMIGNNIFDTRYKRLHLQGNGLNFNEFQGINNTQSQTLSLGQSEVRRYAFYSRLSGGYKDYLFLDLTGRLETSSTLPTNHNTYFYPSANLSFIFTQALGIHSNVLSFGKLRASFAQVGKDLDPYSLQTYWVRASAGDGWTNGITFPFNGLTGFQKSTVLGNNNLKAEKTSQYEVGTELHFWGDRVNIDYTYYHYKSSNLLNQVSIANSSGYGAIYLNAADMENNGHEVTVDLIPVKVKDFTWDLVVNWATNQNKVLKLGPGIDRLDFNGFAGIFVSALVGKPYGIIYGTGYVHQVPGDVKSPLIIDDQGSPGDGQYGLPIIANDLEYLGNPNPKWTGSIGNTFTWKGFSLYVLFEARQKYQMWNGTWGAMTNFGVSKNTENRYTQYVFPGIQGHLDNNGNVITTGKPNDISVTLDENYYTGVGSGFAVNEPYVQDASWVRLREASLGYTFDGHKLFKQAHPPFESITVSVVGRNLWLHTKYTGVDPETSLFGSQVAQGFDYFNNPGVKTWGVNLNVRF; this comes from the coding sequence ATGAAGAAAGTGTTACTCTTTCTCACAGCGCTGCTTTTCAGCACTGTGTGGGCCTTCGGGCAACAACGTACCATCACCGGAAAGGTGGTCGATCAAAACGGGAACCCCATTCCGTACGCCACCGTTCAGATTCAGGGTACCAATCAGGGAACGACAACCGATCAGCAGGGCAACTTTACGATTGAAGCCCCTGCTAATGCCGTGTTGCGCATTTCCTCCCTGGGCTACACGCCTAGAAATGTTCAGGTGGGGAATCAATCCAGTTTAACCATTCAGCTCTCAGGCAGTGCAGCCCAGCTAAGCGAACTGGTAGTCACGGCTTTGGGTATCCAGCGTGAAAAACGGGCTTTGGGATATAGTGTGCAGGATGTAAACAGCGAACAACTCACGGTGAATCATCCCACCAACCCCTTAAATGAATTATCCGGTAAGGTTTCCGGACTCCAGATCATCAGTGCTTCGGGAGCTCCCGGAAGTGCCGTACGGGTACAGCTCAGAGGAGCTACTTCCATTTTGGGGGATAACCAACCTTTGTTTGTGATTGATGGAATTCCGGTAGACAATTCAGAAAATCTGACAGCCAACGATGGGGGCGGTACTGCCGGTGTGGGTGAAGCAAACCGTTTGCTGGATTTAAATCCGGATGACATTGAAAGTATTTCCGTCCTTAAAGGACCGGCAGCTGCGGCTTTGTACGGAAGCCAGGCTTCCAACGGAGCCATTATCATTACAACCAAAAAAGGTGGCCCGCTGGGTAGAAAAACTTTTCATGTGACTTATAGCCTGGCCTTCACAGATGACCAAGTTAATAAACTGCCCGAAAGGCAAAACAAATTTGCACAGGGTATTTTCGGTATGTATCTGGGACCAGATGCTTCCAGTGGATTGAGGGCTTATTCCTTTGGTCCTTTGATGGACACCATGGTTTATGATGGAGATCACACCTATTTATGGGATTCTCATGGCCGCTTGGTAGGCAAAAGCCAAAATCCAAACGGACAGAAAGCCATCGTATATGATCCATATAAATTTTTCCAACATGGATTAGGCCTGGTACATAACCTGGCTTTCTCTGGTTCAGACAAAGACATTTCTTACCGGGTTTCGCTTTCCCATAGCGATCAGGGTGGTGTGATTCCGCTTTCCCGTTTCAAAAAAACCGGTATATCGCTGAACACGGATTACAGGTTTACACCGCAGTTTTCTATCAGCAGTGCAGTGACCTATGTATATGATTTTGCCAACAGGCCACAGCAGGGTAGCAATCTAAATGGCGTGATGCTAGGGCTATTAAGAACACCTCCCAGCTTTGATAATTCTGCCGGAGTAACGGATCCTACTGACCCAAGAGCCTATATGTTACAAGATGGTTCCGGCCGCCAGAGAAGTTACCGGGGAACCGGAGGATATGATAATCCATACTGGACCGTAAATATGAATCCGTTTACCGACAAGACAAATCGTGTCTTCGGAAATATTACAGCCAACTATAACCCCTTCCAATGGCTAACCATTACGGAACGGTTTGGAGGTGATTATTATGTAGAGAACCAGCATCAGATTTATTCAAAAGGATCTTCAGGCGCCAATGCTGCAGGGATGGTATTCGAAGATCAAGTAACCAATCAGATTATCAACAACGATCTATTTGCTACCGCCCATAAAAAATTCGGATCTGATTTTGATGCCTCATTTATGATCGGTAACAATATTTTCGATACCCGATATAAACGTCTGCACTTGCAGGGTAATGGATTAAACTTCAACGAGTTTCAGGGCATCAACAACACCCAGAGTCAGACCCTTTCGCTGGGACAGTCCGAAGTACGTCGCTATGCGTTTTATTCTCGCTTAAGTGGAGGATATAAAGATTATCTGTTTCTGGATCTTACTGGGAGATTAGAAACTTCATCTACTTTGCCTACCAATCATAATACCTATTTTTATCCTTCTGCAAACTTAAGTTTCATCTTTACCCAGGCATTGGGTATTCATAGCAATGTATTGTCATTTGGTAAGTTGCGTGCTTCATTTGCTCAGGTAGGTAAAGACTTGGATCCTTATAGCCTTCAAACCTATTGGGTGCGTGCATCAGCCGGAGATGGATGGACCAATGGTATTACCTTTCCGTTCAACGGACTTACTGGCTTTCAAAAAAGTACGGTACTTGGGAATAATAATCTGAAGGCTGAAAAAACTTCGCAATATGAAGTTGGAACAGAACTGCATTTCTGGGGTGATAGGGTAAACATTGATTATACTTATTATCATTACAAGAGCTCCAACCTGTTAAATCAGGTATCCATAGCCAATTCTAGCGGATATGGTGCTATTTATTTAAATGCTGCCGATATGGAAAACAACGGGCACGAAGTTACCGTTGACCTGATTCCGGTGAAAGTAAAAGATTTTACCTGGGATCTGGTGGTGAACTGGGCAACCAATCAGAATAAAGTATTGAAATTGGGTCCGGGCATTGATCGGTTGGATTTCAATGGTTTTGCGGGCATTTTTGTGTCTGCTTTGGTGGGTAAACCTTACGGAATTATTTATGGTACAGGGTATGTACATCAGGTGCCTGGTGATGTAAAAAGCCCGCTGATCATTGATGATCAAGGGTCTCCGGGTGATGGACAATATGGCTTACCCATTATCGCCAATGACCTGGAATATTTGGGTAATCCCAATCCCAAATGGACGGGCAGCATCGGCAATACTTTTACCTGGAAAGGATTTAGCTTGTATGTCCTCTTTGAAGCCCGCCAGAAATATCAGATGTGGAATGGTACCTGGGGCGCCATGACCAATTTTGGAGTTAGCAAGAACACAGAAAATCGATATACTCAGTATGTATTTCCGGGTATCCAGGGGCATCTTGACAATAACGGGAATGTCATTACTACCGGCAAACCCAATGATATTTCAGTCACGTTAGATGAAAATTACTATACCGGTGTGGGCAGTGGTTTTGCTGTGAATGAGCCATATGTACAGGATGCTTCCTGGGTCAGGCTGCGTGAGGCTTCGCTGGGTTATACTTTTGATGGTCATAAATTGTTCAAACAGGCACATCCTCCGTTTGAATCCATTACTGTATCTGTAGTGGGCCGTAACCTCTGGTTGCATACCAAATACACCGGCGTGGATCCCGAAACCAGCCTGTTTGGCTCACAGGTAGCTCAAGGATTTGATTATTTCAATAACCCTGGAGTGAAAACATGGGGAGTGAATCTGAACGTGAGATTCTGA
- a CDS encoding RagB/SusD family nutrient uptake outer membrane protein has translation MKKLLIHISLLTAALLFSLSCSKEFLNRVPYDSYPTSASLNTANDLRTALNGMYSGLKSVNLFGRTLPILGDLLGGNIYISTKNSGRYIPYQNLTYTVADGDASGIWIDAYNVILRANNIINANVPSSPVVDDIKGQAKAVRALLYFELITHFASPYMVNASGAGVPLITQYDLFLKPARDKISDVYNQIISDLTDGYNTMNSLNSNSSYMNKWAARALQAKVYLYMGDYANALAAALDVVTNSGFKMVTNSAYLGYWANPNPRSDKLETLFEVSFDQVYNLATNSLAFFYDQTGYGDALCSPELYALYTSTDIRKQLIIKGSPVRGANALVVNKYPNKTNNNDDDTKVIRFTDVMLILAEAYARTGDDVNALFWLNKVATDRDPSFTGYTDTGAALINDILTERQKEMAFEGDYYYTNYYRLNLDITNRGAGFPASARVFLASNPRRILPIPQGEIDNNPNITQNPGY, from the coding sequence ATGAAAAAACTTCTTATTCACATAAGCTTGCTCACGGCTGCATTATTGTTTAGCTTGTCCTGCTCAAAGGAATTTTTGAACAGGGTACCGTATGATTCCTATCCTACAAGTGCTTCGCTCAATACTGCCAATGATCTGCGAACAGCGTTAAACGGAATGTATTCCGGTTTAAAAAGTGTGAACCTGTTTGGCCGTACCTTGCCCATACTAGGCGATTTGCTAGGAGGGAATATTTACATAAGCACCAAAAACTCCGGCCGCTACATTCCATATCAGAATTTGACCTACACCGTAGCAGATGGTGATGCATCAGGTATTTGGATTGATGCTTACAATGTAATTCTGCGTGCCAATAATATCATCAATGCCAATGTACCCTCTTCGCCGGTAGTGGATGATATAAAGGGGCAAGCAAAGGCTGTCAGAGCATTATTGTATTTTGAACTCATCACCCATTTTGCCTCTCCCTACATGGTAAATGCTTCAGGAGCCGGTGTGCCACTGATTACCCAATATGATTTGTTTTTGAAACCAGCCCGTGATAAAATCAGCGATGTATATAATCAGATCATCAGTGATCTCACTGATGGTTATAATACGATGAACAGCCTCAATAGCAATTCATCGTATATGAACAAATGGGCAGCACGTGCACTTCAGGCCAAAGTGTATTTGTATATGGGTGATTATGCCAATGCATTGGCAGCCGCACTGGATGTGGTTACCAACAGTGGATTCAAAATGGTTACCAATTCTGCTTATCTTGGCTACTGGGCCAATCCCAACCCCAGGAGTGATAAGTTGGAAACACTTTTTGAGGTTAGTTTTGATCAGGTATACAACCTGGCTACCAATTCACTGGCCTTCTTTTATGATCAGACAGGTTATGGAGACGCCTTATGTTCGCCTGAATTGTATGCTTTATATACTTCTACTGATATAAGAAAGCAACTCATTATCAAAGGTAGTCCCGTAAGAGGCGCTAATGCATTGGTGGTAAATAAATACCCAAACAAGACAAATAATAATGATGATGACACAAAAGTTATTCGTTTTACAGATGTGATGTTAATACTTGCTGAAGCTTATGCCCGTACAGGAGATGATGTGAATGCACTTTTCTGGCTGAATAAAGTAGCAACAGACCGGGATCCTTCTTTTACTGGATATACGGATACGGGCGCAGCCCTGATTAATGATATTCTTACGGAGCGGCAAAAGGAAATGGCTTTTGAGGGGGATTATTACTATACCAATTATTATCGTTTAAACCTGGATATTACAAACCGAGGAGCTGGGTTCCCAGCATCCGCAAGAGTATTTTTGGCCAGCAACCCACGCCGCATTTTACCTATCCCTCAGGGTGAAATAGATAATAACCCCAATATAACACAAAATCCGGGATACTAA